In Flavobacterium okayamense, a single window of DNA contains:
- a CDS encoding RNA polymerase sigma factor: MKVINLHKDENSIIQQAIENNRQAQHSLYEKYSPKMLSVCRFYIKDLHHAEDVMITAFMKVFTNLKSFERKGNFEGWIRRIMVNECIDFIRVKKNVFKTDEIEEYNHQELDLVTEMHEFSVDDIQFMIDNLPDGCKTVFNLYAIEGFKHQEIAEMLKISEGTSKSQLAHARKLLQNQINQLTATENGTK, encoded by the coding sequence ATGAAAGTTATTAATTTACATAAAGACGAAAACAGTATTATTCAGCAAGCGATTGAAAATAATCGTCAGGCACAACACAGCTTGTATGAAAAATATTCGCCAAAAATGTTGAGTGTTTGTCGTTTTTACATAAAAGACTTACATCATGCGGAAGATGTAATGATTACCGCTTTCATGAAAGTTTTTACCAATTTAAAAAGTTTTGAACGAAAAGGGAATTTTGAAGGATGGATTCGAAGAATTATGGTAAATGAATGTATCGATTTTATTCGCGTTAAAAAGAATGTTTTCAAAACAGACGAAATAGAAGAATACAACCATCAAGAATTAGATTTAGTAACAGAAATGCATGAATTTTCTGTTGATGATATTCAATTTATGATTGATAATTTACCTGACGGATGTAAAACGGTTTTTAACCTTTATGCAATTGAAGGTTTTAAACATCAAGAAATAGCTGAAATGCTAAAAATTTCTGAAGGAACATCTAAATCGCAACTAGCCCACGCTAGAAAACTATTGCAAAACCAAATTAACCAACTAACTGCTACTGAAAATGGAACCAAATAA
- a CDS encoding polyprenyl synthetase family protein produces the protein MKIVEQIKQPITDEMELFENKFRESMSTKVALLNRITHYIVNRKGKQMRPMFVFLTAKMVSGGTVNERTYRGASVIELIHTATLVHDDVVDDSYKRRGFFSINALWKNKIAVLVGDYLLSKGLLLSIDNNDFDLLKIISVAVREMSEGELLQIEKARRLDITEDIYYEIIRQKTATLIAACCSLGACSVNPEDAETIERMRKFGELIGMAFQIKDDLFDYTDDAIGKPTGIDIKEQKMTLPLIYALNNCSPKEKSWVINSVKNHNKDKKRVKEVIQFVKDKNGLHYAEQKMVQFQQEALQLIQNFPQSPYKDALTLMVNYVIERKK, from the coding sequence ATGAAAATCGTCGAGCAAATAAAACAGCCTATAACAGATGAAATGGAACTTTTTGAAAATAAGTTTCGCGAATCGATGTCTACAAAAGTGGCTTTGCTTAATAGAATTACACATTACATCGTAAACCGAAAAGGAAAACAAATGCGTCCCATGTTTGTTTTTCTTACGGCTAAAATGGTTTCTGGCGGAACAGTTAATGAAAGAACGTATCGAGGCGCTTCAGTAATCGAATTAATTCACACGGCTACTTTAGTCCACGATGATGTGGTGGATGATAGTTACAAGAGAAGAGGTTTCTTTTCAATCAATGCACTTTGGAAAAATAAAATCGCGGTTTTGGTTGGGGATTATTTATTATCGAAAGGACTTTTGCTTTCTATTGATAATAATGACTTCGATTTGCTTAAAATCATTTCAGTAGCTGTTCGTGAAATGAGTGAAGGTGAGTTATTACAAATTGAAAAAGCACGCCGATTAGATATTACCGAAGATATTTATTACGAAATCATCCGTCAAAAAACGGCGACTTTAATTGCTGCTTGTTGTTCTTTAGGTGCTTGTTCAGTTAATCCAGAAGATGCAGAAACTATTGAACGCATGCGTAAATTTGGCGAATTAATTGGTATGGCTTTTCAAATAAAAGATGATTTGTTCGATTATACTGATGATGCAATTGGTAAACCAACAGGTATTGACATCAAAGAACAAAAAATGACATTACCTTTGATTTATGCTTTAAATAATTGTTCACCTAAAGAAAAAAGTTGGGTAATTAATTCGGTAAAAAATCACAACAAAGATAAAAAGCGTGTTAAAGAAGTAATCCAATTTGTGAAAGACAAAAACGGGTTGCATTATGCTGAGCAGAAAATGGTTCAGTTCCAACAAGAAGCGCTACAGTTAATTCAAAACTTCCCACAATCACCATACAAAGATGCTCTTACTTTAATGGTAAATTACGTAATCGAACGTAAGAAATAA
- the rlmN gene encoding 23S rRNA (adenine(2503)-C(2))-methyltransferase RlmN, whose amino-acid sequence MQTEKKDIRALTKEQLRDFFVSNGDKAFRGNQVYEWLWQKRAHTFEDMTNISKETRAMLEANFVINHIKVDTMQRSEDGTVKNAVRLHDDLIVESVLIPTNTRTTACVSSQVGCSLDCEFCATARLKRMRNLQPDEIYDQVAAIDNESRLYFDRPLSNIVFMGMGEPLMNYPNVMKAIEKITSPEGLGMSPKRITVSTSGVSKMIKKMADDEVKFKLAVSLHSAIEEIRNEIMPFTKSFPLPELREALEYWYKKTKSKVTYEYVVWKGINDDKKSIDALVKFCKYVPCKVNLIEYNPIDDGMFQQASNEAIENYITALEKNNIVVKVRRSRGKDIDAACGQLANKS is encoded by the coding sequence ATGCAGACTGAAAAGAAAGATATTCGAGCTTTAACCAAAGAACAATTACGAGATTTTTTTGTTTCAAATGGCGATAAAGCTTTTCGTGGAAACCAAGTTTACGAATGGTTGTGGCAAAAACGAGCACACACTTTTGAAGATATGACTAATATTTCAAAAGAAACACGTGCTATGTTAGAAGCTAATTTTGTCATCAATCATATTAAGGTGGATACAATGCAGCGAAGCGAAGATGGAACGGTTAAAAATGCAGTTCGTTTGCATGATGATTTGATTGTAGAATCGGTTCTAATTCCAACAAATACTAGAACAACCGCCTGTGTGTCTAGTCAAGTGGGATGTAGTTTAGATTGCGAATTTTGTGCTACAGCTCGTTTAAAAAGAATGCGAAATCTTCAGCCCGATGAAATTTATGATCAGGTTGCAGCTATCGATAATGAAAGTCGTTTGTATTTCGACCGACCGTTATCGAATATTGTTTTTATGGGAATGGGTGAGCCTTTGATGAATTATCCAAATGTGATGAAAGCTATTGAAAAAATTACATCACCCGAAGGTTTAGGAATGTCGCCAAAACGAATTACAGTCTCAACATCCGGAGTTTCAAAAATGATTAAGAAAATGGCAGATGATGAGGTGAAATTCAAATTAGCGGTTTCATTACATTCGGCTATTGAGGAAATTCGAAACGAAATTATGCCATTTACCAAGAGTTTTCCTTTACCCGAATTACGAGAGGCATTGGAGTATTGGTACAAAAAAACGAAAAGCAAAGTTACTTACGAATATGTAGTTTGGAAAGGAATCAACGACGATAAAAAATCAATAGATGCCTTGGTGAAATTTTGTAAATACGTTCCTTGTAAAGTAAATTTAATCGAATACAATCCTATTGATGATGGAATGTTTCAACAAGCCTCAAACGAAGCTATTGAAAATTATATAACTGCATTAGAGAAAAATAATATAGTTGTAAAAGTAAGAAGAAGTAGAGGGAAAGATATTGATGCAGCTTGCGGACAATTAGCGAATAAGTCTTAA
- a CDS encoding FMN-binding glutamate synthase family protein has translation MRKAFLVFAVTSLSIIGILGYVNSKFLLLLLIFVPLISMGLYDMYQSKHTIRNNFPLLGRMRYLLEELGPELRQYFIETDTDGKPFNRLQRGMIYQRSKNVSSNKPFGTQLDVYDTGYEWINHSMNAISFDKLANNPRVKIGSSQCLKPYHASMFNISAMSYGSLSKNAIQALNAGAKMGDFFHNTGEGGLSPYHLEGGDVVWNIGTGYFSTRTPDGKFSVEEFAKRATLDNVKMIEIKFSQGAKPGHGGILPKAKVTDEIANIRLVSKGQDIISPPKHSAFSTPLELMDFVKLLRENSGGKPIGMKLCVGNKSEFIAICKAMVETKTYFDFITVDGGEGGTGAAPPEYADHVGMPLRDAIAFVYDCLKGFGIKNEIKIIASGKVVSGFDIIRTLSLGADLCNSARGMMMALGCIQALECHANTCPTGVATQDPDLVKGLVPQEKSVRVAQYQKETVHSALELMASAGLHHPDEVTRDVVSTRVERNAVETFAQTFPEIPNGCLLNEESVPSSFLYFWRKATVDRF, from the coding sequence ATGAGAAAAGCTTTTCTAGTTTTTGCTGTTACTTCATTGTCAATAATAGGAATTTTAGGCTATGTAAATAGTAAATTTCTTTTATTACTTCTAATTTTTGTGCCACTTATCTCTATGGGATTATATGATATGTATCAATCCAAGCATACCATTCGTAACAATTTTCCATTATTAGGAAGAATGCGATATCTACTAGAAGAACTTGGTCCAGAATTACGCCAATATTTTATAGAAACAGATACTGACGGAAAACCTTTCAACCGTTTACAAAGAGGAATGATTTACCAGCGAAGTAAAAATGTTTCTTCAAACAAACCTTTTGGAACCCAATTAGATGTTTACGATACAGGCTATGAATGGATCAATCACAGTATGAATGCTATTTCATTCGATAAATTAGCAAATAATCCAAGGGTTAAAATTGGCTCATCTCAATGCTTAAAGCCTTATCATGCAAGCATGTTCAATATTAGCGCTATGAGTTACGGTTCGTTGAGTAAAAATGCAATTCAAGCTTTAAATGCTGGAGCTAAAATGGGTGATTTCTTTCACAATACAGGTGAAGGAGGTTTGTCTCCATATCACTTAGAAGGTGGAGATGTCGTTTGGAATATTGGAACGGGTTATTTTAGCACTCGAACGCCTGATGGCAAATTTTCGGTAGAAGAATTTGCGAAAAGAGCTACTTTAGATAATGTAAAAATGATTGAAATTAAGTTTTCACAAGGAGCAAAACCTGGTCATGGAGGAATACTTCCAAAAGCAAAAGTAACCGATGAAATTGCCAATATTCGTTTAGTTTCAAAAGGTCAGGATATTATTTCGCCACCAAAACATTCTGCTTTTTCAACGCCATTGGAATTGATGGACTTTGTAAAACTATTACGCGAAAATTCAGGTGGAAAGCCAATTGGAATGAAGCTCTGTGTGGGTAATAAATCAGAATTTATTGCGATTTGTAAGGCAATGGTAGAAACTAAAACCTATTTCGATTTTATAACAGTTGATGGTGGCGAAGGAGGAACAGGAGCGGCGCCACCAGAATATGCTGACCATGTTGGAATGCCTTTGCGAGATGCTATTGCTTTTGTTTATGATTGTTTAAAAGGTTTCGGGATTAAAAATGAAATAAAAATTATTGCCAGTGGAAAAGTAGTTTCAGGCTTCGATATTATCAGAACTTTGTCACTTGGTGCCGACTTGTGTAATTCGGCTCGTGGAATGATGATGGCGCTTGGTTGTATTCAAGCTTTAGAATGTCATGCTAATACATGTCCAACAGGTGTTGCAACGCAAGATCCAGATTTAGTTAAAGGTTTAGTGCCGCAAGAAAAAAGTGTTCGTGTAGCGCAATATCAAAAAGAAACGGTTCACAGTGCTTTAGAGTTAATGGCTTCTGCAGGTTTACATCATCCAGATGAAGTTACTAGAGATGTTGTTAGTACAAGAGTAGAACGTAATGCAGTAGAGACATTTGCACAAACTTTTCCAGAAATACCTAATGGTTGCTTATTAAATGAAGAAAGTGTGCCTTCAAGTTTTCTTTATTTTTGGAGAAAGGCTACAGTTGACCGATTTTAA
- a CDS encoding O-methyltransferase: MHFISEELENYVALHSESEPELLAKLNRETHQKVLQPRMLSGHFQGRVLSMLSKIIHPKHILEIGTYTGYAALCLAEGLAENGTLDTIDVNEELVDFQKKYFDASAYKDQIFQHLGNALEIIPTLNKKFDLVFIDADKENYINYFNMIVPMMNKGGIILSDNVLWSGKVLEELNPKDKSTKVLVEYNQLLKEDPRVETVLLPIRDGLTVSRVL, encoded by the coding sequence ATGCATTTTATCTCAGAAGAACTAGAAAACTACGTTGCATTACATTCTGAAAGTGAACCAGAATTATTAGCTAAGTTAAATAGAGAAACACATCAGAAAGTTTTACAACCAAGAATGTTGAGCGGACATTTTCAAGGTAGAGTTTTGAGTATGCTTTCTAAAATTATTCATCCGAAACATATTTTGGAAATTGGGACTTACACGGGTTATGCAGCGCTTTGTTTAGCGGAAGGTTTAGCCGAAAACGGTACGCTTGACACTATTGATGTTAATGAAGAGTTAGTCGATTTTCAGAAAAAATATTTTGATGCTTCAGCTTATAAAGATCAAATATTTCAACATCTTGGAAATGCATTAGAAATTATCCCAACTTTAAATAAAAAATTCGATTTAGTTTTTATTGACGCTGATAAAGAAAATTATATTAATTATTTTAATATGATTGTGCCAATGATGAATAAAGGAGGAATAATTTTAAGTGATAATGTTTTATGGAGTGGAAAAGTTTTGGAAGAGCTCAACCCTAAAGATAAATCAACTAAAGTGTTAGTAGAATACAATCAATTATTAAAGGAAGATCCTAGAGTTGAAACTGTATTGTTACCCATTCGTGATGGGTTAACTGTGAGTAGAGTTTTATAA
- a CDS encoding phosphatase PAP2 family protein, which produces MEKVIDLDKKIFVFLNGLGTENFDNFWLIVTKQLHWTPFFLLILYLIKKQLDWKKLGIVLLFIAVLITFTDQVTNVFKFTFERSRPCKDLEISSIIRIVKCSNTYSFFSGHASNSMATMTFIFLLMKQYGKRMYWLFIFPFVFAYSRIYLGLHFPTDILTGYFFGLLAGTLFFKIYQVLSKKYNW; this is translated from the coding sequence TTGGAAAAGGTAATTGATTTAGATAAAAAAATATTCGTTTTTTTAAACGGTTTAGGAACTGAAAATTTTGATAATTTTTGGTTAATTGTTACAAAACAACTGCACTGGACACCTTTTTTTCTTTTAATTTTATATTTAATTAAAAAACAATTAGACTGGAAAAAACTAGGAATTGTTCTTCTATTTATAGCTGTACTAATAACATTCACGGATCAAGTAACCAATGTTTTTAAATTTACTTTTGAACGTTCACGGCCATGTAAAGATTTAGAAATAAGTTCTATTATTAGAATCGTTAAATGTAGTAATACATATAGTTTCTTTTCGGGTCACGCCTCAAATTCTATGGCAACAATGACATTCATTTTTCTTTTGATGAAACAATACGGAAAAAGAATGTATTGGTTATTTATCTTTCCTTTTGTATTTGCGTACAGTAGAATTTATCTCGGACTACATTTTCCAACTGATATACTTACAGGCTACTTTTTTGGGTTATTAGCTGGGACTTTATTTTTTAAAATTTACCAAGTTTTATCAAAAAAATACAATTGGTAA
- a CDS encoding Sec-independent protein translocase subunit TatA/TatB, with the protein MFGIGFSELIFVIFAVLMLFGSKEIPQIARFLGKTMAQIKNATNEIKSEISNSAKDSGLDMNSLTGGISDEIAKAKAEIKKSVNPIEDISTSVENPIQQVKEDIENLTGPIKRQG; encoded by the coding sequence ATGTTTGGTATAGGTTTTTCAGAATTAATTTTTGTGATTTTTGCAGTTTTGATGTTGTTTGGTTCTAAAGAGATACCTCAAATTGCAAGATTTTTGGGTAAGACTATGGCTCAAATTAAAAATGCAACAAACGAAATCAAAAGTGAAATTTCTAATAGTGCAAAAGATTCTGGTTTAGATATGAATTCTTTAACGGGTGGAATTTCTGATGAAATTGCTAAAGCTAAAGCAGAAATTAAAAAATCGGTAAACCCTATCGAAGATATTTCAACTTCTGTAGAGAACCCAATTCAGCAAGTAAAAGAAGATATTGAAAATTTAACTGGGCCAATTAAAAGACAAGGTTAG
- a CDS encoding M1 family metallopeptidase, which translates to MKKYFLFSTISVLSSLMTFAQEETKEERKPGHYNENKFRQMYEEMATPNMFRTASGAPGPAYYQQKADYKMDIEIDDKNAKLFGNETITYHNNAPEKLEYLWVQLDQNMRSPESDTPLVSNQRMSPALTPDRYAKQFMEEPFQGGFHIDYVKDAKGNAMSYTINKTMMRINLKSPLKPGEKITFSIKWWYNINNYRVDGGRSGYEQFEDGNRLYVIAQFYPRMAVYNDVEGWQNMQFWGRGEFALPFGNFDVNITVPADHVMEATGVLQNRKDVFTSEQLKRWELAEKTFDKPVVIVTQEEAERAEKGFSDKKKTWKFKAQNVRDFGISTSRKFILDAMAVKLNTKTPMAISIYPKEANPLWGDYSTRAVAHTLKTYSHFTFDYPYPKAVSVSAEDQGMEYPMICWNFGRPDKEGKYTDRTKYGMLGVIIHEVGHNYFPMIVNSDERQWTWMDEGLNTFLEFQAEKTFDPNFPLDRGPADKIVPYMKGNQDFITPIMSNSENIFQFGNNAYGKPATGLNILRETIMGPELFDYAFKTYANRWKFKHPTPEDFFRTMEDASAVDLDWFWRGWFYSTDYVDIGIKDVKQYYVTLEPTEEMKNFAQRRGRFLRDMGPFIYLVDETNKEFNPETKKAFESKDIQILEEYLDKNYTAQEKSALKNPKYFYEVEFDKPGGMIMPIIAELEFEDGSKELHKFPAQIWRMNNQTAKRVFATDKKITKIQLDPKLETADIDVTNNTWPKEEVPSKFDELDKK; encoded by the coding sequence ATGAAAAAGTATTTTTTATTTTCAACAATTTCTGTTTTAAGTTCTTTGATGACGTTTGCTCAAGAAGAAACTAAAGAGGAAAGAAAACCAGGGCATTATAACGAAAATAAATTTCGTCAAATGTACGAAGAAATGGCTACGCCAAATATGTTTAGAACAGCATCAGGTGCACCAGGTCCGGCTTATTATCAGCAAAAAGCAGATTATAAAATGGATATCGAAATTGATGATAAAAACGCAAAATTATTTGGTAATGAAACTATTACATATCACAATAATGCTCCAGAAAAATTAGAATATTTATGGGTGCAATTAGATCAAAATATGCGTTCTCCAGAATCAGATACGCCTCTTGTTTCTAACCAAAGAATGTCTCCTGCATTAACACCTGATAGATATGCAAAGCAATTTATGGAAGAACCTTTTCAAGGAGGTTTTCATATTGATTATGTGAAAGATGCTAAAGGTAATGCAATGAGCTATACCATCAACAAAACGATGATGCGTATTAATCTTAAATCGCCTTTAAAGCCTGGTGAAAAAATTACATTTTCAATTAAATGGTGGTATAATATCAACAATTACCGCGTAGATGGTGGTCGTTCTGGATACGAACAATTTGAAGATGGTAACCGTTTATATGTTATAGCTCAGTTTTATCCTAGAATGGCTGTTTATAACGATGTTGAAGGTTGGCAAAATATGCAGTTTTGGGGTAGAGGAGAATTTGCTTTACCATTTGGAAATTTTGATGTAAATATTACAGTTCCTGCTGATCACGTTATGGAAGCTACAGGAGTTTTACAAAATAGAAAAGATGTATTTACTTCTGAGCAATTAAAGCGATGGGAATTAGCAGAAAAGACTTTTGATAAGCCGGTTGTAATTGTTACACAAGAAGAAGCAGAAAGAGCTGAAAAAGGTTTTTCTGATAAAAAGAAAACGTGGAAATTTAAAGCACAAAATGTTCGTGATTTTGGTATTTCAACGTCTAGAAAATTTATTTTGGATGCTATGGCTGTGAAGTTAAATACTAAAACACCAATGGCAATTTCTATTTATCCTAAAGAAGCAAATCCGCTTTGGGGAGATTATTCAACTAGAGCTGTAGCACATACATTAAAAACATATTCTCATTTTACATTCGATTATCCTTATCCAAAAGCTGTTTCTGTTTCTGCAGAAGATCAAGGTATGGAATACCCTATGATTTGTTGGAATTTTGGGCGCCCTGATAAAGAAGGTAAATATACTGACAGAACTAAATATGGAATGTTAGGAGTAATTATTCATGAAGTTGGACATAATTATTTTCCAATGATTGTAAACTCTGACGAAAGACAATGGACATGGATGGATGAAGGTTTAAATACATTCCTAGAATTTCAAGCTGAAAAGACATTTGATCCAAATTTCCCATTAGATAGAGGTCCAGCGGATAAGATTGTTCCTTACATGAAAGGAAATCAAGATTTTATAACGCCTATTATGAGTAATTCTGAAAATATTTTCCAATTTGGTAATAACGCTTACGGAAAACCAGCGACTGGATTAAATATTTTACGTGAGACTATTATGGGGCCAGAATTATTTGATTATGCATTTAAAACGTATGCAAATCGTTGGAAATTTAAACATCCAACACCAGAAGATTTCTTTAGAACTATGGAAGATGCTTCTGCAGTAGATTTAGATTGGTTTTGGAGAGGTTGGTTCTATTCAACAGACTATGTAGATATAGGCATTAAAGATGTAAAGCAATATTACGTTACACTAGAACCTACAGAAGAAATGAAAAATTTTGCTCAACGTAGAGGAAGATTTTTGAGAGATATGGGACCTTTTATTTATTTGGTTGATGAAACTAATAAAGAATTCAATCCAGAAACTAAAAAAGCTTTTGAATCAAAAGATATTCAGATTTTAGAAGAATATTTAGATAAAAATTATACGGCTCAAGAAAAGTCAGCTCTAAAAAATCCTAAATATTTTTATGAAGTAGAATTTGACAAACCAGGAGGAATGATTATGCCAATCATCGCTGAACTTGAATTTGAAGATGGTTCAAAAGAATTACATAAATTCCCTGCTCAAATTTGGAGGATGAACAATCAAACGGCAAAACGTGTTTTTGCTACAGATAAGAAAATAACTAAAATTCAATTGGATCCAAAATTAGAAACAGCTGATATTGACGTTACTAATAATACTTGGCCAAAAGAAGAGGTTCCTTCTAAGTTTGATGAATTAGATAAAAAATAA
- a CDS encoding DUF6702 family protein: MILMLLMKNKKTYLPIVIFFLLTSFGVLHKFYVSVTQIDFNEKKSRVEISTRIFIDDLEKALEKKHNQKFNLATRIEAKNAKELTEKYLLQRLSIKINGQEQTLVFLGSEYDDDVLICYLKIDNSKKITTFEVFNNLLTETYTEQQNIVHTNINNTKRSFLLTQIDKIASIKY, encoded by the coding sequence ATGATACTAATGTTATTGATGAAAAATAAAAAGACTTATTTACCTATAGTTATATTTTTTTTATTAACGTCTTTTGGTGTATTGCATAAGTTTTATGTGTCAGTGACTCAAATTGATTTTAATGAAAAAAAATCTAGAGTTGAAATTTCAACCCGAATTTTTATTGATGATTTAGAAAAAGCTTTAGAAAAAAAACATAATCAAAAGTTCAATTTAGCAACAAGAATAGAAGCTAAAAATGCAAAAGAATTAACAGAAAAATATTTACTTCAAAGGCTTAGTATTAAAATTAATGGTCAGGAGCAAACTTTAGTTTTTCTAGGTTCAGAATACGATGATGATGTGTTAATTTGCTACTTAAAAATAGATAATTCTAAAAAAATAACTACTTTCGAGGTCTTTAATAATTTGCTTACGGAAACGTATACAGAGCAACAAAATATAGTACACACAAATATAAATAACACAAAAAGAAGCTTTTTGTTAACTCAAATCGACAAAATAGCAAGTATTAAATATTAA
- a CDS encoding carboxypeptidase-like regulatory domain-containing protein, with the protein MSKIFFYIGLLFCVTVFSQDKEREVLRGQIVADSMDVENITILNVTTNIGSVSDVDGFFSINVKAKDTLVFQGLSFLSQKYVLTESDFLIDDFKIKLEIKVNELDEVIVTPSSLTGILEVDTKKINVYGLDLAGIDVLKLSPDEIRNTKPLNPVTNSNFSPLMGVDFKALFGMFSSKKKKEKRKIERIEKHENEQWERKVMSKSFHEHLMARYSHNFFKSNLNIKNEDLVSFVFFAEPTFSEMAKLLKYENEIQLVEYLVKKSKEFNSNKNVQNDTNVIDEK; encoded by the coding sequence ATGAGTAAAATTTTCTTTTATATTGGTTTGCTTTTTTGTGTTACCGTTTTTTCGCAAGATAAAGAACGTGAAGTGTTGAGGGGACAAATAGTAGCGGATTCAATGGATGTTGAAAATATTACGATACTAAACGTAACAACAAATATTGGTTCGGTTTCAGATGTGGATGGATTTTTTTCAATAAATGTAAAAGCAAAAGACACTTTGGTCTTTCAAGGATTATCGTTTTTATCCCAAAAATATGTTTTAACTGAAAGTGATTTTTTAATAGATGATTTTAAGATTAAATTAGAAATAAAGGTAAATGAACTTGATGAGGTTATAGTAACGCCTAGTAGTTTAACCGGAATATTAGAAGTTGATACAAAAAAAATTAATGTTTATGGTTTAGATTTGGCAGGAATAGATGTTTTAAAATTATCTCCAGATGAAATTAGAAATACAAAGCCTTTAAATCCTGTAACAAATTCAAATTTTAGCCCGTTAATGGGGGTCGATTTTAAAGCGCTTTTTGGGATGTTTTCTTCAAAAAAGAAGAAAGAAAAAAGAAAAATTGAACGAATAGAAAAACATGAAAATGAACAATGGGAAAGAAAAGTTATGTCGAAGTCATTTCACGAACATTTAATGGCAAGATATTCGCATAATTTTTTTAAAAGTAATCTAAATATTAAAAACGAGGACTTGGTTTCTTTTGTATTCTTTGCTGAACCAACATTTTCTGAAATGGCTAAATTGCTTAAATACGAAAACGAAATACAGTTGGTTGAGTATTTAGTAAAGAAATCAAAGGAGTTTAATAGTAACAAAAATGTTCAAAATGATACTAATGTTATTGATGAAAAATAA
- a CDS encoding carboxypeptidase-like regulatory domain-containing protein gives MNRKLFFTVAILLLYIQSCFGQESFVLNGKVVSQSNNLEGIHVINHSKDIGITTDRGGYFSIKAEVSDTLIFSAVHLKGYMHIVVEDDKQKELLFVPMEAMLTELEEITLTKYQNITPEALGIIPKGMKKFTPAERKLAAAGDFRWYSPLLIPVGGMSVDGLVNAISGRTAMLKKELVVEKNEMLLENIKLNYDKEFITNRLKIPEAYVEGFYFYILDEQEFLTSFKTKNKTMSEFVLSKLASKYLELKEITNE, from the coding sequence TTGAATAGAAAACTATTTTTTACCGTCGCTATATTACTTCTATATATTCAAAGCTGTTTTGGACAAGAATCTTTTGTGTTAAACGGAAAAGTAGTTTCTCAATCAAATAATCTTGAAGGGATTCATGTAATAAATCACTCTAAAGATATTGGAATAACTACAGATAGAGGAGGTTATTTCTCAATTAAAGCAGAAGTTTCTGATACATTAATCTTTAGTGCAGTTCATCTTAAAGGGTATATGCATATTGTAGTAGAAGATGATAAACAAAAAGAATTACTTTTTGTACCAATGGAAGCAATGTTAACTGAATTAGAAGAAATAACACTAACAAAATATCAAAATATTACACCTGAAGCTTTAGGAATAATTCCAAAGGGTATGAAGAAATTCACTCCTGCAGAAAGAAAATTAGCTGCAGCAGGAGATTTTCGCTGGTATAGTCCGTTATTGATTCCTGTTGGAGGGATGAGTGTTGATGGGTTAGTTAATGCTATTTCTGGGAGAACTGCTATGTTGAAGAAAGAGCTTGTGGTTGAAAAAAATGAAATGTTACTCGAGAATATAAAACTTAATTACGATAAAGAGTTTATTACTAATCGTTTAAAAATACCTGAAGCTTATGTTGAAGGATTTTATTTTTACATTTTAGATGAGCAAGAATTCTTAACATCATTCAAAACGAAAAATAAAACTATGAGCGAATTCGTTTTGAGTAAACTAGCTTCAAAATATCTTGAATTAAAAGAAATAACAAATGAGTAA